The Solanum pennellii chromosome 11, SPENNV200 genome contains a region encoding:
- the LOC107003477 gene encoding probable Histone-lysine N-methyltransferase ATXR5 isoform X2: MAPSSSASPAAGLSRPVAQRKVHPSAEYRRRPRMSVSPPPKKFRSMVEIMKVATRVELPEESEESEEEDDYEEVVCEQCGSGERPDELLLCDECNKGFHMLCLSPIVVRVPMKLWHCPHCSADQHRVIKSFSQKKIVDFFRIQKESQMVVKCSSAQDIKKRRKRSLVFHKRRRRLSLYIPTEDPHRRLVQMASLASALTALDMEFSDELTYMPGMARKSANSANFESGGMQVLSKEDTETLEQCRAMYKRGECPPLMVVFDSREGYTVEADGPIKDLTILAEYTGDVDYIRNRQEDDCDSMMTLLLARDPSKSLVICPDKRGNISRFINGINNHSPEGKKKQNLKCVRYSVKGACHVLLVAIRDIAKGERLYYDYNGYEHEYPTHHFV; this comes from the exons ATGGCTCCATCAAGCTCTGCTTCGCCGGCGGCGGGGTTATCGAGACCGGTAGCTCAACGGAAGGTTCATCCATCAGCTGAATACCGTCGTCGACCGCGGATGTCAGTATCGCCGCCGCCGAAGAAATTCAGGTCGATGGTGGAGATCATGAAAGTAGCGACGCGTGTCGAGTTACCGGAGGAATCAGAGGAATCGGAGGAAGAAGATGATTATGAAGAAGTTGTATGTGAACAATGTGGCTCTGGAGAAAGGCCAGATGAGTTGTTACTGTGTGATGAATGTAACAAAGGGTTTCATATGTTATGTCTTAGTCCTATTGTAGTTCGTGTTCCCATGAAACTATGGCATTGTCCTCATTGCTCTGCTGATCAGCATCGCGTAATCAAAA GTTTTTCGCAAAAGAAGATAGTTGATTTCTTTCGGATTCAGAAAGAGAGTCAAATGGTGGTGAAATGTTCATCTGCTCAAG ATATCAAAAAACGTCGGAAGCGTTCACTAGTTTTCCACAAGAGACGCAGAAGGCTATCACTATATATTCCAACAGAAGATCCTCACAGGAGGCTAGTTCAAATGGCATCTCTTGCTTCTGCACTGACAGCTCTCGATATGGAATTCAGCGATGAGCTAACTTACATGCCTGGCATGGCTCGTAAATCTGCTAACAGTGCCAACTTTGAAAGTGGTGGAATGCAG GTTCTCTCAAAAGAAGACACTGAAACCCTGGAGCAGTGTAGAGCTATGTATAAAAGAGGGGAATGCCCTCCTCTGATGGTAGTTTTTGATTCTCGTGAAGG CTATACTGTAGAAGCTGATGGGCCTATAAAGGACTTGACAATATTAGCAGAATATACAGGCGATGTGGATTATATCAGGAATCGGCAGGAGGATGATTGTGATAGCATGATGACCCTTCTTTTAGCAAGAGATCCATCAAAAAGTCTTGTTATCTGCCCTGATAAGCGAGGAAACATTTCTCGGTTTATCAATGGCATAAATAACCATTCACC GGAGGGTAAGAAGAAGCAGAACCTGAAATGCGTGAGATACAGTGTAAAGGGCGCATGTCATGTTCTTCTGGTTGCAATTCGTGATATTGCCAAGGGAGAGCGGCTGTACTATGATTACAATGGATACGAGCATGAATATCCAACACATCATTTTGTTTAA
- the LOC107003548 gene encoding uncharacterized protein LOC107003548 encodes MDSSISVSTVASEIVCLTCGDKGDVKLLVYCSQCRDSAVHLYCQEKITVDDDYADWICWDCAPKVAKVDQVRKSERISERLIHAFDVRAEWRRKLYRCKVKALRLDEARHDTSGEVQSPTAHSPFHVLQKEKPSFVDTKKHKDIGEECADVCYSEQHIEIVKAGITPLVGKRQEAYCSTLNNEEGGMVERAQVRGDSSVQDSKSAQSLGEIGKQQEMRKSSRKFVVRDDDGDFEGEGGAIGGTFTSSFPGEQNFPLDTLYGDPQVESVNCLSAEPVIDPIWRGCLIFNTESQSSINILAHLSNKACEKACIAATRLPVNLDVKLVSKNDVWPRSFQRLQPTDCSIAVYLFPELEEDENSYDALLEDVIENDLAMSATIDNVELLIFSSCVLPQKHWRLRRKYYLWGVFKHKSSRSRIPTRNILAQASSIQNAATSDLPNEVEGAHTGSSQDQSFPSPLSIEKGVDSGSPPGRFPSPLSIVKGVDSASPPGCFPSPLSSCCNITSTKDSPCHHEN; translated from the exons ATGGATTCTTCTATATCTGTCTCTACTGTGGCTTCG GAAATTGTTTGTCTAACATGTGGGGATAAAGGAGATGTCAAGCTTCTTGTATACTGCTCACAATGTCGTGATTCTGCTGTACACCT CTATTGCCAAGAGAAAATCACTGTTGATGATGACTATGCCGATTGGATTTGTTGGGATTGCGCTCCCAAAGTTGCTAAGGTTGATCAGGTCAGAAAGAGTGAACGGATAAGTGAGCGATTAATCCATGCTTTTGATGTTCGAGCGGAATGGAGAAGAAAGCTTTACCGTTGTAAAGTCAAAGCTCTAAGGTTAGATGAGGCTAGACATGACACAAGCGGAGAAGTTCAATCACCTACAGCCCATAGTCCTTTTCACGTTTTGCAAAAGGAGAAGCCTTCATTTGTTGACACTAAGAAACACAAAGACATTGGAGAAGAGTGTGCAGATGTATGCTATTCTGAACAGCATATTGAAATAGTAAAAGCAGGGATCACTCCACTAGTAGGTAAACGCCAGGAAGCTTATTGTTCAACATTGAACAACGAGGAAGGTGGAATGGTAGAAAGAGCTCAAGTAAGAGGTGACTCTTCTGTGCAAGATTCAAAGAGTGCGCAGTCACTTGGTGAAATTGGAAAACAACAAGAGATGAGAAAGTCAAGCAGGAAGTTTGTAGTTCGTGATGATGACGGTGATTTTGAGGGAGAGGGTGGGGCAATTGGTGGAACTTTTACTTCTTCATTCCCTGGTGAGCAAAATTTTCCACTCGACACTTTGTATGGTGATCCTCAAGTGGAATCTGTGAATTGTTTGTCAGCAGAGCCAGTTATTGATCCCATTTGGAG GGGATGTTTAATCTTCAATACAGAGAGTCAAAGCAGTATTAATATCTTAGCTCATTTGTCAAACAAAGCCTGTGAAAAGGCGTGTATAGCAGCAACTAGACTTCCTGTGAATCTTGATGTAAAACTTGTGTCCAAGAATGATGTATGGCCAAGGAGTTTCCAGAGGTTGCAACCAACAGACTGCAGTATTGCTGTGTATCTCTTTCCCGAGCTAGAAGA GGATGAAAATTCTTATGATGCTCTATTGGAAGATGTTATTGAGAATGATCTTGCAATGAGCGCCACAATTGACAATGTGGAGCTTTTGATTTTTTCATCTTGTGTTCTGCCACAGAAACATTGGA GGCTTCGTAGAAAGTACTATTTGTGGGGCGTGTTTAAACATAAGTCATCACGCTCAAGAATACCAACTCGTAACATTCTTGCACAAGCTAGCAGCATTCAGAATGCAGCTACTAGTGATCTCCCAAATGAAGTCGAAGGTGCACATACAGGTAGTTCTCAGGACCAGAGTTTCCCAAGTCCCTTGAGCATAGAGAAAGGTGTGGATTCTGGCAGTCCTCCGGGTCGCTTCCCAAGTCCCTTGAGCATAGTGAAAGGTGTGGATTCTGCCAGTCCTCCGGGTTGCTTCCCAAGTCCCTTGAGCTCCTGTTGTAACATTACCTCTACAAAAGATTCTCCTTGCCATCATGAGAACTGA
- the LOC107003132 gene encoding UDP-glucuronate:xylan alpha-glucuronosyltransferase 1 isoform X1 yields MEARRSIEDACKRRLQKIKVKDVGGIKPLQNPFQEKNTNCKFHPLKLVLFIIVIGTFYMILSSPSVCQHNNADTVSRQHFVNRWIWGASDPRYISDIDISWEEVSQVLEQLPNQNKVVDNIGLLNFNKDEISEWTQVVPNVNQTVLHLNYVEKNVTWDTLYPEWIDEEQENEVPSCPTFPKLEVPRTRFDLIAVKLPCRNEGNWSRDVARLHLQLAAAGLASSAKGIHPVHLLFITKCFPIPNLYRCNELVARKGNAWLYKPDLSVLREKVQLPVGSCELALPFGTTEEVHSGNKRREAYATILHSAHVYVCGAIAAAQSIRMSGSTRDLVILVDESIGEYHRSGLEAAGWQVRTIQRIRNPKAEKDAYNEWNYSKFRLWQLTDYDKIIFIDADLLILRNIDILFRMPQISATGNNGTLFNSGVMVIEPSNCTFQLLMDHINEIESYNGGDQGYLNEIFTWWHRIPKHMNFLKNFWIGDDEVVKAKKTNLFGADPPILYVLHYLGYKPWLCFRDYDCNWNVDILQEFASDVAHHKWWKVHDAMPEQLQDFCLLRSKQKAQLEWDRREAEKAKYVDGHWKMKINDRRLKRCTDRLCNWKGMLKHWGEKNWTDDPFFHPSPPTIKTKKTKKTSSISVI; encoded by the exons ATGGAGGCTAGAAGATCAAT AGAAGATGCATGCAAAAGaagattacaaaaaataaaagtgaaggATGTTGGAGGTATAAAGCCTCTCCAAAACCCTTTTCAAGAGAAGAACACAAATTGCAAGTTTCATCCTCTAAAGCTTGTGCTATTTATCATTGTGATTGGTACTTTCTACATGATTCTATCTTCCCCTTCTGTTTGTCAACATAATAATGCTGACACTGTTTCAAG GCAACATTTTGTGAACAGGTGGATATGGGGTGCTTCTGATCCTAGATACATATCAGATATAGACATTAGCTGGGAAGAAGTATCACAAGTTTTGGAACAATTGCCTAATCAAAACAAAGTTGTTGACAACATTGGCCTTCTTAATTTCAACAAAGATGAAATCAGTGAATGGACACAAGTTGTTCCTAATGTTAATCAAACAGTACTTCATCTTAATTACGTCGAAAAAAATGTGACTTGGGACACCTTGTATCCTGAATGGATtgatgaagaacaagaaaatgaaGTTCCAAGTTGTCCTACTTTCCCAAAACTTGAAGTCCCTAGGACACGATTCGATCTCATAGCTGTCAAGTTACCGTGTAGGAATGAAGGGAATTGGTCTAGAGATGTTGCGCGATTGCACTTACAACTTGCTGCTGCTGGTTTAGCTTCATCTGCTAAGGGTATACATCCTGtgcatttgcttttcataaccAAATGTTTCCCTATACCGAATCTTTATAGGTGCAACGAGCTCGTTGCTAGAAAAGGTAACGCGTGGTTGTACAAGCCAGACTTGAGTGTACTAAGAGAAAAAGTTCAACTTCCTGTTGGATCATGTGAACTTGCATTACCCTTTGGTACAACAG AGGAAGTACATTCGGGGAACAAAAGACGCGAGGCATATGCAACAATCTTGCATTCAGCTCATGTATATGTATGTGGAGCTATAGCAGCAGCACAAAGTATTAGAATGTCAGGGTCTACGAGAGACCTCGTGATTCTTGTTGATGAATCGATTGGTGAGTATCATCGGAGTGGACTCGAGGCAGCAGGGTGGCAAGTTAGGACTATACAGAGAATAAGAAATCCTAAAGCAGAGAAAGATGCCTACAATGAGTGGAACTATAGTAAATTTAGACTATGGCAGTTGACAGATTatgataaaatcattttcaTTGATGCTGATCTGCTTATACTTAGAAACATCGACATCTTATTTAGGATGCCACAGATTTCAGCCACGGGGAACAATGGGACGTTGTTTAACTCTGGTGTGATGGTGATCGAGCCATCAAATTGCACGTTCCAGCTATTGATGGATCATATAAATGAGATTGAGTCTTATAACGGAGGTGATCAAGGGTACCTAAACGAGATATTCACGTGGTGGCATCGTATACCAAAGCATATGAACTTCTTAAAGAACTTTTGGATTGGTGATGATGAAGTAGTGAAAGCAAAGAAAACAAACCTTTTCGGGGCTGACCCTCCTATACTTTATGTACTTCACTACTTAGGATACAAACCATGGTTGTGTTTTCGCGACTATGATTGTAATTGGAATGTAGACATATTACAAGAATTCGCGAGTGATGTTGCACATCACAAGTGGTGGAAAGTGCACGATGCAATGCCCGAGCAACTACAAGACTTTTGCTTGTTACGATCAAAGCAAAAGGCGCAATTGGAATGGGATAGAAGGGAAGCAGAGAAGGCTAAGTATGTTGATGGACATTGGAAGATGAAGATCAACGATCGACGACTTAAGAGATGCACAGACAGGTTATGCAATTGGAAAGGTATGTTGAAGCATTGGGGTGAAAAGAATTGGACAGATGATCCATTTTTTCACCCTTCACCACCAACCATAAAGACTAAGAAAACCAAGAAAACATCATCCATTTCTGTTATATAA
- the LOC107003477 gene encoding probable Histone-lysine N-methyltransferase ATXR5 isoform X1 — translation MAPSSSASPAAGLSRPVAQRKVHPSAEYRRRPRMSVSPPPKKFRSMVEIMKVATRVELPEESEESEEEDDYEEVVCEQCGSGERPDELLLCDECNKGFHMLCLSPIVVRVPMKLWHCPHCSADQHRVIKSFSQKKIVDFFRIQKESQMVVKCSSAQVDIKKRRKRSLVFHKRRRRLSLYIPTEDPHRRLVQMASLASALTALDMEFSDELTYMPGMARKSANSANFESGGMQVLSKEDTETLEQCRAMYKRGECPPLMVVFDSREGYTVEADGPIKDLTILAEYTGDVDYIRNRQEDDCDSMMTLLLARDPSKSLVICPDKRGNISRFINGINNHSPEGKKKQNLKCVRYSVKGACHVLLVAIRDIAKGERLYYDYNGYEHEYPTHHFV, via the exons ATGGCTCCATCAAGCTCTGCTTCGCCGGCGGCGGGGTTATCGAGACCGGTAGCTCAACGGAAGGTTCATCCATCAGCTGAATACCGTCGTCGACCGCGGATGTCAGTATCGCCGCCGCCGAAGAAATTCAGGTCGATGGTGGAGATCATGAAAGTAGCGACGCGTGTCGAGTTACCGGAGGAATCAGAGGAATCGGAGGAAGAAGATGATTATGAAGAAGTTGTATGTGAACAATGTGGCTCTGGAGAAAGGCCAGATGAGTTGTTACTGTGTGATGAATGTAACAAAGGGTTTCATATGTTATGTCTTAGTCCTATTGTAGTTCGTGTTCCCATGAAACTATGGCATTGTCCTCATTGCTCTGCTGATCAGCATCGCGTAATCAAAA GTTTTTCGCAAAAGAAGATAGTTGATTTCTTTCGGATTCAGAAAGAGAGTCAAATGGTGGTGAAATGTTCATCTGCTCAAG TAGATATCAAAAAACGTCGGAAGCGTTCACTAGTTTTCCACAAGAGACGCAGAAGGCTATCACTATATATTCCAACAGAAGATCCTCACAGGAGGCTAGTTCAAATGGCATCTCTTGCTTCTGCACTGACAGCTCTCGATATGGAATTCAGCGATGAGCTAACTTACATGCCTGGCATGGCTCGTAAATCTGCTAACAGTGCCAACTTTGAAAGTGGTGGAATGCAG GTTCTCTCAAAAGAAGACACTGAAACCCTGGAGCAGTGTAGAGCTATGTATAAAAGAGGGGAATGCCCTCCTCTGATGGTAGTTTTTGATTCTCGTGAAGG CTATACTGTAGAAGCTGATGGGCCTATAAAGGACTTGACAATATTAGCAGAATATACAGGCGATGTGGATTATATCAGGAATCGGCAGGAGGATGATTGTGATAGCATGATGACCCTTCTTTTAGCAAGAGATCCATCAAAAAGTCTTGTTATCTGCCCTGATAAGCGAGGAAACATTTCTCGGTTTATCAATGGCATAAATAACCATTCACC GGAGGGTAAGAAGAAGCAGAACCTGAAATGCGTGAGATACAGTGTAAAGGGCGCATGTCATGTTCTTCTGGTTGCAATTCGTGATATTGCCAAGGGAGAGCGGCTGTACTATGATTACAATGGATACGAGCATGAATATCCAACACATCATTTTGTTTAA
- the LOC107003132 gene encoding UDP-glucuronate:xylan alpha-glucuronosyltransferase 1 isoform X2, producing the protein MEARRSIEDACKRRLQKIKVKDVGGIKPLQNPFQEKNTNCKFHPLKLVLFIIVIGTFYMILSSPSVCQHNNADTVSRWIWGASDPRYISDIDISWEEVSQVLEQLPNQNKVVDNIGLLNFNKDEISEWTQVVPNVNQTVLHLNYVEKNVTWDTLYPEWIDEEQENEVPSCPTFPKLEVPRTRFDLIAVKLPCRNEGNWSRDVARLHLQLAAAGLASSAKGIHPVHLLFITKCFPIPNLYRCNELVARKGNAWLYKPDLSVLREKVQLPVGSCELALPFGTTEEVHSGNKRREAYATILHSAHVYVCGAIAAAQSIRMSGSTRDLVILVDESIGEYHRSGLEAAGWQVRTIQRIRNPKAEKDAYNEWNYSKFRLWQLTDYDKIIFIDADLLILRNIDILFRMPQISATGNNGTLFNSGVMVIEPSNCTFQLLMDHINEIESYNGGDQGYLNEIFTWWHRIPKHMNFLKNFWIGDDEVVKAKKTNLFGADPPILYVLHYLGYKPWLCFRDYDCNWNVDILQEFASDVAHHKWWKVHDAMPEQLQDFCLLRSKQKAQLEWDRREAEKAKYVDGHWKMKINDRRLKRCTDRLCNWKGMLKHWGEKNWTDDPFFHPSPPTIKTKKTKKTSSISVI; encoded by the exons ATGGAGGCTAGAAGATCAAT AGAAGATGCATGCAAAAGaagattacaaaaaataaaagtgaaggATGTTGGAGGTATAAAGCCTCTCCAAAACCCTTTTCAAGAGAAGAACACAAATTGCAAGTTTCATCCTCTAAAGCTTGTGCTATTTATCATTGTGATTGGTACTTTCTACATGATTCTATCTTCCCCTTCTGTTTGTCAACATAATAATGCTGACACTGTTTCAAG GTGGATATGGGGTGCTTCTGATCCTAGATACATATCAGATATAGACATTAGCTGGGAAGAAGTATCACAAGTTTTGGAACAATTGCCTAATCAAAACAAAGTTGTTGACAACATTGGCCTTCTTAATTTCAACAAAGATGAAATCAGTGAATGGACACAAGTTGTTCCTAATGTTAATCAAACAGTACTTCATCTTAATTACGTCGAAAAAAATGTGACTTGGGACACCTTGTATCCTGAATGGATtgatgaagaacaagaaaatgaaGTTCCAAGTTGTCCTACTTTCCCAAAACTTGAAGTCCCTAGGACACGATTCGATCTCATAGCTGTCAAGTTACCGTGTAGGAATGAAGGGAATTGGTCTAGAGATGTTGCGCGATTGCACTTACAACTTGCTGCTGCTGGTTTAGCTTCATCTGCTAAGGGTATACATCCTGtgcatttgcttttcataaccAAATGTTTCCCTATACCGAATCTTTATAGGTGCAACGAGCTCGTTGCTAGAAAAGGTAACGCGTGGTTGTACAAGCCAGACTTGAGTGTACTAAGAGAAAAAGTTCAACTTCCTGTTGGATCATGTGAACTTGCATTACCCTTTGGTACAACAG AGGAAGTACATTCGGGGAACAAAAGACGCGAGGCATATGCAACAATCTTGCATTCAGCTCATGTATATGTATGTGGAGCTATAGCAGCAGCACAAAGTATTAGAATGTCAGGGTCTACGAGAGACCTCGTGATTCTTGTTGATGAATCGATTGGTGAGTATCATCGGAGTGGACTCGAGGCAGCAGGGTGGCAAGTTAGGACTATACAGAGAATAAGAAATCCTAAAGCAGAGAAAGATGCCTACAATGAGTGGAACTATAGTAAATTTAGACTATGGCAGTTGACAGATTatgataaaatcattttcaTTGATGCTGATCTGCTTATACTTAGAAACATCGACATCTTATTTAGGATGCCACAGATTTCAGCCACGGGGAACAATGGGACGTTGTTTAACTCTGGTGTGATGGTGATCGAGCCATCAAATTGCACGTTCCAGCTATTGATGGATCATATAAATGAGATTGAGTCTTATAACGGAGGTGATCAAGGGTACCTAAACGAGATATTCACGTGGTGGCATCGTATACCAAAGCATATGAACTTCTTAAAGAACTTTTGGATTGGTGATGATGAAGTAGTGAAAGCAAAGAAAACAAACCTTTTCGGGGCTGACCCTCCTATACTTTATGTACTTCACTACTTAGGATACAAACCATGGTTGTGTTTTCGCGACTATGATTGTAATTGGAATGTAGACATATTACAAGAATTCGCGAGTGATGTTGCACATCACAAGTGGTGGAAAGTGCACGATGCAATGCCCGAGCAACTACAAGACTTTTGCTTGTTACGATCAAAGCAAAAGGCGCAATTGGAATGGGATAGAAGGGAAGCAGAGAAGGCTAAGTATGTTGATGGACATTGGAAGATGAAGATCAACGATCGACGACTTAAGAGATGCACAGACAGGTTATGCAATTGGAAAGGTATGTTGAAGCATTGGGGTGAAAAGAATTGGACAGATGATCCATTTTTTCACCCTTCACCACCAACCATAAAGACTAAGAAAACCAAGAAAACATCATCCATTTCTGTTATATAA
- the LOC107004161 gene encoding probable pectinesterase/pectinesterase inhibitor 51 has protein sequence MISQYFYLIFLSLFLFFFSFSEPRSSKNSATPISFPPSPSPSPIEIQLACKSSPDPPTCESSLTESSHLPSNLTALQIILSALSVSSHNLTNAQSMVKNLLDSAAAGDVNLTGAAKNCLQGLGNSVYRYNLTAAALPRGEIKDARAWMSASLGYQIGCSSNLLRVNGTLPVAKTSEVIKGLIGFTTNALWMMVNYDIHGNKTGSWAPPKTERNGFWEVVSGSGSGFRGGVPSGLSPNVTVFKDGSCNYKMVQEAVNATPDNLGPEKFVIRIKTGLYDEIIRIPLEKRNVVFLGDGMGKTVISGSLSVGQTPGMSTYESATVGVTGDGFMASGLTIQNAAGIGAGQAVAFRSDSDHSVIENCEFLGNQDTLYTQSLRQYYKSCRIQGNVDFIFGNAAAIFQDCEILVTPRVVNPEKGETNAVTAHGRLDPGQSTGFVFQNCSINGTKEYMILYRGNPNVHKNYLGRPWKEYSRTVFLNCNLEVLIRPEGWMPWSGEVALATLYYGEYKSSGNGGNVTGRVPWSNQIPTEHVESYSVKNFIQGDKWIPPSSY, from the exons ATGatatctcaatatttttatctaatatttttatctcttttccttttcttcttctctttttctgaACCCCGTTCGTCGAAAAATTCAGCTActcccatttccttccctccaTCTCCGTCTCCGTCTCCGATTGAAATTCAATTAGCTTGTAAATCTTCACCGGACCCGCCAACATGTGAATCCTCATTAACGGAATCTTCACACCTTCCGTCAAATCTAACGGCGTTACAAATCATCCTCTCCGCATTAAGCGTTTCATCTCACAACCTCACGAATGCTCAATCAATGGTGAAGAATCTCCTCGACTCCGCCGCCGCCGGAGACGTCAACCTCACCGGCGCCGCGAAAAATTGTTTACAAGGACTGGGTAATTCGGTGTACAGGTACAATCTGACGGCTGCTGCATTGCCACGTGGAGAAATCAAGGATGCTCGAGCATGGATGAGCGCCAGTTTGGGTTACCAAATCGGCTGCTCATCGAATTTACTGAGAGTAAACGGAACCCTACCGGTGGCGAAAACGTCAGAGGTGATAAAAGGTTTAATTGGATTTACTACAAATGCGTTATGGATGATGGTGAATTATGATATTCACGGGAATAAAACCGGGTCGTGGGCCCCACCTAAAACGGAGCGAAACGGGTTTTGGGAAGTCGTGTCAGGATCCGGATCCGGGTTTAGAGGTGGGGTGCCCTCGGGTTTGAGCCCAAATGTGACGGTTTTTAAAGATGGTAGTTGTAATTACAAGATGGTTCAAGAGGCAGTGAATGCAACCCCGGATAATTTGGGACCCGAGAAGTTTGTTATACGGATCAAAACCGGGTTGTATGATGAGATAATTCGAATACCCTTGGAGAAGAGAAATGTGGTGTTTTTAGGTGACGGGATGGGTAAAACTGTCATTTCAGGATCGTTGAGTGTTGGCCAAACACCTGGAATGTCCACTTATGAATCTGCCACAGTTG GAGTAACTGGTGATGGATTCATGGCTAGTGGTTTAACAATCCAAAACGCAGCTGGTATAGGTGCAGGACAAGCAGTAGCTTTTCGGTCTGATAGCGACCATTCAGTAATCGAAAACTGTGAATTTCTTGGGAATCAAGACACACTCTACACACAATCATTACGACAGTACTATAAATCATGTCGAATTCAGGGGAAtgtagattttatttttggtaacgCGGCTGCAATTTTCCAGGACTGTGAAATTCTAGTCACTCCCCGGGTAGTTAACCCCGAAAAAGGTGAAACTAATGCAGTAACTGCTCATGGTAGATTAGACCCTGGACAATCAACAGGATTCGTATTTCAAAATTGTTCGATCAACGGAACGAAAGAGTACATGATTTTGTATCGTGGTAATCCGAATGTGCATAAAAATTACCTCGGGAGGCCTTGGAAGGAGTATTCGAGGACAGTTTTTTTGAATTGTAATTTAGAAGTTTTGATCCGCCCTGAGGGCTGGATGCCATGGAGCGGCGAGGTTGCTCTGGCGACGCTCTATTATGGTGAATATAAAAGTAGTGGTAATGGAGGTAATGTAACAGGAAGAGTGCCATGGAGTAATCAAATTCCAACTGAACATGTTGAGTCTTACTCAGTTAAGAATTTTATTCAAGGGGATAAATGGATACCTCCATCTTCTTATTAA